In Chitinophaga sp. HK235, a single window of DNA contains:
- a CDS encoding metallophosphoesterase yields the protein MSSPIKKTLARLIIRLSGRLSSRPDKKAVFASLSQLHEAILKGKKDRGPVVPFASDSARIIIFSDQHKGARDAADDFRDAAATYSGALKYYYDHGFTFINLGDCEELWENKPAAVMAHNQQPLQEEAGFLQRKRYYRIFGNHDLEWHYLVPRRQFLRPLFGKKLRVHEGLILQTQYNGDAYRIFLAHGHQGDRRSDGNTFSKWFVAAIWTPVQRFLDIHPDTLSESFDLVDAHNIMMYEWSLQVPKTLFISGHTHKPVFASMDHIDRLNKQLQRATAVGDTTAVSSLEAELRRRADEYAGKQFVKTMAHPTYFNTGCCCFNDGDITGIEIADGFIRLIKWTRKGSTVAHRKVLEECPLYYIFDQLHL from the coding sequence TTGTCAAGTCCTATTAAAAAAACGCTGGCCCGGCTGATCATCCGGCTGTCCGGCAGGTTATCTTCCCGTCCGGATAAAAAAGCTGTTTTCGCTTCCCTGTCCCAGTTGCATGAAGCTATTCTGAAAGGCAAAAAAGACAGGGGGCCTGTAGTGCCTTTTGCCAGCGACAGTGCCCGTATCATTATTTTCTCCGACCAGCACAAGGGTGCCCGCGACGCAGCCGACGATTTCAGGGATGCTGCAGCTACTTACTCCGGCGCACTGAAGTATTATTATGATCATGGTTTTACTTTCATCAACCTGGGCGACTGTGAAGAGTTGTGGGAGAACAAACCTGCCGCTGTGATGGCCCACAACCAGCAGCCTTTACAGGAAGAAGCCGGTTTTCTGCAACGCAAACGCTACTATCGTATTTTTGGCAACCACGACCTGGAATGGCATTACCTCGTTCCCCGCCGCCAGTTTCTGCGGCCACTGTTCGGTAAAAAACTGCGGGTACACGAAGGACTTATTCTGCAAACACAATATAACGGTGACGCCTATCGTATTTTTCTGGCCCATGGACACCAGGGAGATAGGAGAAGTGATGGCAACACTTTCAGCAAATGGTTTGTAGCCGCTATCTGGACACCGGTGCAACGTTTCCTGGACATACATCCTGATACCCTCTCCGAATCTTTTGATCTGGTAGATGCCCATAACATTATGATGTACGAATGGAGCCTGCAGGTCCCGAAAACACTGTTTATTTCAGGACATACCCATAAACCGGTCTTTGCTTCGATGGACCATATAGACAGGCTCAACAAACAACTGCAACGGGCCACCGCAGTAGGAGACACTACAGCTGTCAGCTCGCTGGAAGCCGAATTGCGGCGGAGAGCGGATGAATATGCCGGTAAACAATTTGTTAAAACCATGGCACATCCCACCTATTTTAATACCGGCTGTTGCTGTTTCAACGATGGTGATATCACCGGCATAGAAATCGCTGACGGCTTTATCCGTCTCATCAAATGGACCCGCAAAGGCAGTACTGTGGCCCATCGCAAAGTACTCGAAGAATGCCCGCTCTACTATATCTTCGATCAGCTGCACCTATAA
- a CDS encoding alpha/beta fold hydrolase — MRNFLCLLITLFLASSFCSAQSTDAIRTPWGKLYYHVYGKGEPVIVLSGGPGNSCLQQAEVADMLGKNYQAILLEQRGTGLSVPVPFDSTTINMQAAIEDVRLLMDHLHIPRVIVYGHSWGAMLAMNFAATYPQNVKKLVLVCPGYYKFDPEFFTTHINNLRTKMGLCEISRFDILDKKMKAHQATAADSAEYNRIIRMTYIFDKSMIDSMLKKIDVAPTNTTMQGLIIQDLNRIHYDLSKILPRYKGPMYVIGSRQDPLAFYTYELKQVYPAANLYWIQGSGHFPMFEQQKSFNTTLQRIMQL, encoded by the coding sequence ATGAGAAACTTTTTATGTCTGCTGATAACCCTGTTTTTAGCCAGCTCATTTTGTTCAGCCCAGTCTACTGATGCCATCCGTACCCCATGGGGCAAACTTTATTACCATGTCTACGGAAAAGGAGAACCAGTGATTGTTCTGTCTGGTGGTCCTGGCAATTCCTGTCTGCAACAGGCGGAGGTAGCGGACATGTTAGGCAAAAACTATCAGGCCATCTTATTGGAACAAAGAGGCACCGGCCTGTCTGTCCCTGTTCCTTTCGACTCCACCACCATCAACATGCAGGCCGCCATTGAAGATGTACGATTGCTCATGGATCATCTGCATATCCCCCGTGTGATTGTATACGGCCATTCCTGGGGTGCTATGCTGGCTATGAACTTCGCGGCCACTTACCCGCAAAATGTAAAAAAACTGGTACTGGTATGTCCCGGTTATTACAAATTTGATCCGGAATTTTTCACCACTCATATCAACAACCTGCGGACTAAAATGGGACTTTGTGAAATATCCCGTTTTGATATACTGGATAAAAAGATGAAAGCCCATCAGGCTACAGCCGCCGACTCTGCGGAATACAACCGTATTATACGGATGACATATATCTTCGACAAAAGCATGATCGACAGCATGCTGAAAAAAATTGATGTGGCGCCTACCAATACCACCATGCAAGGCCTGATAATTCAGGACCTCAACCGCATCCATTACGATCTGAGCAAAATACTGCCCCGCTACAAAGGCCCGATGTATGTAATCGGCAGCCGCCAGGACCCGCTGGCATTCTATACCTACGAGCTCAAACAGGTTTACCCTGCAGCCAATCTGTATTGGATACAGGGCTCCGGGCACTTCCCGATGTTTGAACAACAGAAAAGTTTCAATACTACCCTGCAGCGTATAATGCAGCTGTAA
- a CDS encoding sterol desaturase family protein — protein MAILETLYQELISFLGINNLLELFLTGNYSSLLTLNGILGVISPVIPLLLLIEIVRALVYKRFKIEDYKIPFLIFVLNRFISRFISIAAIAFCIGVFEKIAPFQVSFTWYWFIYGYVVWEFAHFVYHYLGHKVRIFWCLHSTHHAPTHMNLSVTYAHFFLEAPYADVIRTSICILAGVNPPMLFLIMFIDGTWGSFIHVGENIMKDGRMGFLNRIILTPSYHRVHHAKNPLYMDTNFCNLLNIWDKVFGTFQPEQKEIKIAYGITREMDPGNLWDVYFGELYCLWKDIRKAPGIGNKLLYIVMPPGWSHTGDHKTASVVKRASLAEVAAP, from the coding sequence ATGGCCATCTTAGAAACCTTATATCAGGAATTGATTTCTTTTCTGGGCATTAATAATCTGCTGGAGCTTTTCCTTACCGGCAATTATTCTTCATTGCTAACACTCAATGGTATCCTGGGGGTGATATCACCGGTAATACCTTTGTTGTTGCTGATAGAAATTGTGCGGGCGCTGGTGTACAAACGTTTTAAAATTGAAGACTATAAAATTCCTTTTCTGATCTTTGTGCTTAATCGTTTTATTTCCCGTTTTATCTCTATCGCGGCCATCGCTTTTTGTATCGGTGTGTTTGAGAAAATAGCCCCTTTTCAGGTTTCGTTTACCTGGTATTGGTTTATTTACGGCTATGTGGTATGGGAGTTTGCCCATTTCGTGTATCATTATCTGGGGCATAAGGTGCGTATCTTCTGGTGTCTTCACTCCACGCATCATGCACCTACCCATATGAACCTCTCAGTTACCTATGCACATTTTTTCCTGGAGGCACCCTATGCTGATGTGATCCGTACTTCTATCTGTATACTGGCAGGTGTCAATCCACCCATGCTTTTTCTCATCATGTTTATTGATGGTACCTGGGGTTCATTTATCCATGTGGGGGAAAATATCATGAAAGATGGCCGGATGGGCTTCCTGAACCGCATTATTCTTACCCCTTCCTATCATCGGGTGCATCATGCCAAAAATCCGCTTTATATGGATACCAATTTTTGCAATCTGCTGAATATATGGGACAAGGTATTTGGTACATTTCAACCGGAGCAGAAAGAAATAAAAATAGCCTATGGCATCACCCGGGAAATGGATCCCGGCAACCTGTGGGACGTATATTTCGGGGAACTGTATTGCCTCTGGAAAGATATCCGCAAGGCTCCCGGCATAGGTAATAAACTGTTGTACATCGTGATGCCGCCGGGATGGAGCCATACCGGCGATCATAAGACAGCCAGTGTCGTGAAAAGGGCCAGCCTGGCTGAGGTAGCGGCACCGTGA
- a CDS encoding SnoaL-like domain-containing protein: protein MTIQEIAQRLSDLCAKEDFHTAQKELFAENAISIEPEAMGPFEKETRGLPAIFKKGELFGSMVEASYGCKVSKPIIAGNSIAFTLSMDVKMKDKDRSTMDEICVYVVKDGKIISEQFFW from the coding sequence ATGACAATCCAGGAAATCGCGCAACGCCTGTCGGACTTATGCGCAAAAGAAGACTTCCATACTGCCCAGAAGGAGCTTTTTGCAGAAAACGCCATCAGCATCGAACCGGAAGCCATGGGGCCTTTTGAAAAAGAAACCAGAGGGCTTCCCGCTATCTTCAAAAAAGGAGAGCTATTCGGAAGTATGGTAGAAGCCTCTTATGGTTGCAAAGTTTCAAAACCCATTATTGCCGGCAATTCTATCGCCTTTACCCTGTCGATGGATGTTAAAATGAAAGACAAGGACCGTTCTACGATGGATGAGATCTGTGTGTATGTTGTAAAAGATGGTAAAATTATTTCAGAACAGTTTTTCTGGTAA
- a CDS encoding 3-oxoacyl-ACP synthase III family protein: MNKISTTIKGSGSYIPAQAKPNKDFVNNRFYDAQKERITAPGQDIIDKFEQITGISERRYVTDDQCTSGIAAIAAGLALRDAGIDPETIDQLIVAHNFGDVVRGSVQSDAVPALAARVKHQLGIRNPSCVAYDILFGCPGWLQGVIQAHAFIRAGVAKRCLVVGVEVLSRVLDPHDRDSMIFSDGAGAMVLEAAEGNAGETGILSVAAQTFAINELNYINVGPSNDPEETSGINYVKMQGRRVYEFALKHVPEAMKSCFDATGEDISQLKKIFIHQANEKLDEAIVKAFYKLYGITPSLETVMPMNIHELGNSSVATIPTLFDMVSKGQLPEHQLHPGDLIMFASVGAGMNINAVCYRI; encoded by the coding sequence TTGAACAAGATCAGCACCACTATCAAGGGATCAGGCAGTTATATTCCTGCACAAGCAAAGCCCAACAAAGACTTTGTTAACAACCGCTTTTATGATGCGCAGAAGGAGCGCATCACTGCTCCCGGTCAGGATATCATCGATAAATTCGAACAGATCACCGGTATCAGTGAACGCCGTTATGTAACAGATGACCAGTGTACTTCTGGTATTGCCGCCATCGCTGCCGGGCTGGCACTACGTGATGCAGGTATCGATCCGGAAACCATAGACCAGCTTATCGTAGCACACAACTTCGGAGATGTGGTACGGGGCTCTGTACAGTCAGATGCCGTGCCTGCATTGGCAGCCCGTGTAAAACATCAGTTGGGGATCCGCAACCCGTCCTGTGTGGCCTATGATATCTTATTTGGCTGTCCTGGCTGGCTGCAGGGCGTGATTCAGGCACATGCCTTTATCCGTGCCGGCGTAGCAAAACGTTGCCTAGTAGTGGGCGTGGAAGTGTTAAGCCGTGTACTGGACCCCCACGACCGCGACAGCATGATTTTCAGTGACGGTGCCGGTGCTATGGTGCTGGAAGCTGCAGAAGGTAATGCTGGTGAGACAGGCATCCTGTCGGTGGCAGCACAGACGTTTGCCATCAATGAACTGAACTACATCAATGTAGGCCCTTCCAACGACCCCGAAGAGACCAGTGGTATCAATTATGTAAAGATGCAGGGCCGCAGAGTATACGAGTTTGCGCTGAAACATGTGCCGGAAGCCATGAAGTCCTGTTTCGACGCTACCGGAGAAGATATCAGCCAGCTGAAGAAAATATTCATCCACCAGGCCAATGAAAAACTGGATGAAGCGATTGTAAAAGCATTTTACAAACTTTATGGTATCACACCGAGCCTGGAAACCGTTATGCCTATGAATATCCACGAGCTGGGCAACAGCTCCGTGGCCACTATTCCCACCTTGTTTGATATGGTCTCCAAAGGTCAGCTGCCGGAACATCAGCTGCATCCGGGTGATCTGATCATGTTTGCTTCTGTGGGCGCGGGCATGAATATCAATGCGGTTTGTTACCGGATTTAA
- a CDS encoding PhzF family phenazine biosynthesis protein, producing the protein MNIRFFQVDAFTNKAFCGNPAGVCLLEGPLTDETMRAIAAENNLSETAFLLRQQDGYSLRWFTPTVEIALCGHATLASAHVLWTNGLETPGSTLHFHTRHSGLLTAASKDNRIELNFPARSYEPVVLPTALRQLFANNYVNAVYSHDRYIIELPSADAVVAFVPDFHLLESYRVVITARGDEGSPYDFVSRYFAVPLGVLEDPVTGSAHCGLAPYWADKLGKTSFSAYQASARGGELTVILQNDRVLLQGEAVTVISGTFHVNHQ; encoded by the coding sequence ATGAATATTCGTTTCTTTCAGGTAGATGCCTTTACCAATAAAGCATTCTGCGGAAACCCTGCCGGTGTATGTCTGCTGGAAGGGCCGCTGACAGATGAAACCATGCGGGCCATCGCGGCAGAGAACAACCTTTCGGAAACAGCTTTTCTCCTGCGGCAGCAGGATGGTTACAGCCTGCGGTGGTTTACACCCACCGTTGAGATAGCGCTTTGTGGCCATGCTACCCTCGCCAGCGCCCATGTGCTCTGGACTAACGGCCTGGAAACACCTGGCTCCACCCTGCATTTTCATACCCGCCATAGCGGCCTGCTGACGGCTGCCAGTAAAGATAACCGCATAGAACTTAACTTCCCCGCACGCAGTTATGAACCGGTCGTGCTGCCAACCGCCTTACGGCAACTTTTTGCCAACAACTATGTTAATGCGGTGTATAGCCATGACCGTTATATCATAGAATTGCCTTCGGCAGATGCGGTAGTGGCGTTTGTTCCTGATTTTCACCTGCTGGAATCCTACCGGGTAGTGATCACTGCGCGTGGTGATGAAGGCAGTCCCTATGACTTCGTATCCCGGTACTTTGCTGTACCCCTGGGCGTGTTGGAAGATCCGGTTACGGGGTCGGCCCATTGTGGCCTGGCACCTTACTGGGCCGACAAATTGGGTAAGACTTCCTTCAGCGCCTACCAGGCTTCTGCCAGGGGAGGAGAGCTGACCGTTATTTTGCAAAACGACCGGGTATTGCTGCAAGGTGAAGCCGTGACGGTCATCTCCGGTACATTCCATGTAAACCATCAATAA